The Triticum dicoccoides isolate Atlit2015 ecotype Zavitan chromosome 6A, WEW_v2.0, whole genome shotgun sequence genome has a window encoding:
- the LOC119315560 gene encoding uncharacterized protein LOC119315560 has protein sequence MEVKKGAAAIAALCIMLLIMSVPSKQQVAAMSFCDCYQQCHDGCRHSVPWWLCNVDCASNCDGVDKKDALAACIMVRSTDSICDPSVAPTYTHGVADCIAECNKRWGKN, from the exons ATGGAGGTGAAGAAGGGGGCGGCTGCCATTGCCGCGCTGTGCATCATGCTCCTCATCATGTCAGTGCCATCCAAGCAACAGGTGGCCGCCATGTCCTTCTGCGACTGTTACCAGCAGTGCCACGACGGGTGCAGGcacagcgtcccttggtggctctgcAACGTCGACTGCGCCAGCAACTGTGACGGAGTTGACAAGAAGGACGCCCTCGCCGCATGCATCATGGTCCGCAGCACGGACTCCATCTGTGACCCGTCAGTGGCACCAACCT ATACACATGGTGTTGCGGATTGTATAGCTGAGTGCAACAAGAGGTGGGGCAAAAATTAG
- the LOC119319064 gene encoding uncharacterized protein LOC119319064 has translation MVVKKRAAAIAALCMLLLLMLSRPSRQQLPDHSCDCYRKCYLECKNAFPMLCKVVCGGSCNDNKDPVVACMVACCTDSVCGLPPAPSVCAPDCIHACNKTWGGHGPSKEP, from the exons ATGGTGGTGAAGAAGAGAGCGGCGGCCATTGCCGCCCTGTGCATGCTCCTGCTCCTCATGCTGTCAAGGCCATCTCGTCAGCAGCTCCCGGATCACTCATGCGACTGCTACCGAAAGTGCTACTTAGAGTGCAAGAACGCCTTCCCGATGCTCTGCAAGGTCGTGTGTGGCGGCAGCTGCAATGACAACAAGGACCCTGTCGTCGCCTGCATGGTCGCCTGCTGCACCGACTCTGTCTGTGGCCTGCCACCAGCGCCATCCG TTTGCGCTCCGGATTGTATCCATGCATGCAACAAGACGTGGGGTGGCCATGGTCCCAGCAAGGAACCTTAA
- the LOC119316234 gene encoding uncharacterized protein LOC119316234: MEAKKRAAAVATLCMLLLLTLPKPSHQQLSEVKCECYRKCYPGCNNSTPPWLCKVMCACSCPFFDDISDPLRTCLDACNTDSICDLPAPLTDSEVCVDECYNVWGAPGPDPDEEH; this comes from the exons atggaggcgaagaagaGAGCGGCCGCTGTTGCCACCCTGTGCATGCTCCTCCTCCTCACGCTGCCAAAGCCATCCCATCAGCAGCTGTCCGAAGTCAAGTGCGAGTGCTACCGGAAGTGCTACCCTGGGTGCAACAACAGCACCCCTCCGTGGCTCTGCAAGGTGATGTGCGCCTGTAGCTGCCCCTTCTTCGACGACATCTCCGACCCCCTTCGCACCTGCTTGGACGCCTGCAACACGGACTCCATCTGTGACCTGCCAGCGCCGTTGACCG ATTCTGAAGTTTGTGTAGACGAATGCTACAATGTGTGGGGCGCCCCTGGTCCCGATCCCGACGAGGAACATTGA